A genomic window from Streptomyces sp. WMMC940 includes:
- a CDS encoding AAA family ATPase, with translation MRLAVVGAYGAGKTTLITAAGRATALPSAHGSPMRDPTRGAAKSLEETTEAELVQLVVRRYAERLLAEARHPRGFLSDGSLLHEWVYATVRLAVGLHPADHVPYEAVGSSSGPYQDVLSHIGHEALHQAMCGYDAFVHLPVEFPLNDAVAPVSERFRALSDRLLLDTLDGAGAIVHTLTGTPDERLAALIPLALPQHH, from the coding sequence GTGAGACTCGCAGTCGTCGGCGCCTACGGCGCGGGCAAGACCACTCTCATCACGGCGGCCGGCCGCGCCACAGCGCTTCCGTCAGCCCACGGCAGCCCGATGCGCGACCCCACCAGGGGCGCCGCCAAGTCGTTGGAGGAGACGACGGAGGCGGAGCTCGTGCAGCTCGTCGTGCGCCGGTACGCGGAGCGTCTCCTCGCCGAGGCCCGCCACCCCCGGGGCTTCCTGTCCGACGGATCCCTCCTCCACGAGTGGGTCTACGCCACCGTGCGCCTCGCCGTCGGCCTGCACCCCGCCGACCACGTGCCGTACGAGGCGGTCGGTTCGTCGTCGGGCCCGTACCAGGACGTCCTCTCCCACATCGGGCACGAGGCCCTGCACCAGGCCATGTGCGGATACGACGCTTTCGTGCATCTGCCGGTGGAGTTCCCGCTGAACGACGCGGTCGCACCCGTCAGCGAGAGGTTCCGGGCCCTCTCCGACCGACTGCTGCTCGACACCCTCGACGGGGCGGGCGCGATCGTGCACACCCTCACCGGCACACCGGACGAACGACTGGCCGCCCTCATCCCACTCGCACTCCCGCAGCACCACTGA
- a CDS encoding HAD family hydrolase, whose product MTDSPIRSGRRPRAVARAAFFDVDHTLTTSAGLFRFLAYWYAADARPAHHLVQDRQRLKAMTAAGVGREETNRAYFALYTGTRTEHIARLARDWFDAELALGGLFNDPVLGRLRAHRASGDLVVLVSGSFPALLEPLQHHVGAHHVLCTEPEIDPLSRTYTGRLVNRPNQPMIGRAKADAVRLFAAAHRVDLDASTAYGDHVSDAPLLATAGKAVVVGRDPELREIGSRAGWRFLPGAPEPAPLPPPPTYPSADLLALPAPERPRAS is encoded by the coding sequence ATGACCGACAGTCCGATCCGCTCCGGCCGGCGCCCCCGAGCCGTCGCCCGCGCCGCGTTCTTCGACGTCGACCACACCCTGACCACCTCCGCCGGCCTCTTCCGCTTCCTGGCGTACTGGTATGCCGCCGACGCCCGTCCGGCGCACCACCTCGTCCAGGACAGACAGCGCCTCAAGGCCATGACGGCCGCGGGCGTCGGGCGCGAGGAGACCAACCGTGCCTACTTCGCGCTCTATACGGGAACCCGCACGGAACACATCGCCCGGCTCGCCCGCGACTGGTTCGACGCCGAACTCGCGCTCGGAGGGCTCTTCAACGACCCCGTACTGGGCCGCCTGCGGGCACACCGGGCGAGCGGCGACCTCGTCGTCCTCGTGTCCGGCTCCTTCCCCGCCCTGCTGGAGCCTCTGCAGCACCACGTCGGAGCGCACCACGTGCTCTGCACGGAGCCGGAGATCGACCCGCTGTCCCGCACGTACACGGGGAGGCTGGTGAACCGGCCCAACCAGCCCATGATCGGCCGGGCCAAGGCCGACGCCGTGCGCCTCTTCGCCGCCGCGCACCGCGTCGACCTGGACGCCTCCACGGCCTACGGCGACCACGTCTCCGACGCGCCGCTGCTCGCGACCGCCGGGAAGGCCGTGGTCGTCGGCCGCGACCCGGAGCTGCGGGAGATCGGCAGCCGGGCGGGATGGCGATTCCTGCCGGGAGCACCGGAACCGGCCCCGCTGCCCCCTCCGCCGACGTACCCGTCGGCCGACCTGCTCGCACTCCCCGCCCCGGAAAGGCCCCGCGCATCGTGA
- a CDS encoding acyl carrier protein: protein MSTTISTSADPNTAKGASPADSAAVAAVAEVVLGILREKYEAPADTTTADTEFDMLGFDSLVLVEVAVDLSSRFGIEISDEVLHEAGTTARAARVLVEAGARV, encoded by the coding sequence ATGAGCACGACCATCAGCACCTCCGCCGACCCGAACACCGCCAAGGGAGCGTCTCCCGCCGACTCCGCCGCCGTCGCGGCCGTCGCCGAAGTCGTCCTCGGAATCCTCAGGGAGAAGTACGAGGCGCCCGCGGACACCACCACCGCCGACACGGAATTCGACATGCTCGGCTTCGACTCCCTGGTGCTCGTGGAGGTGGCCGTGGATCTGAGCAGTCGTTTCGGCATCGAGATCTCGGACGAGGTCCTCCACGAGGCCGGGACGACGGCCAGAGCCGCAAGAGTGCTCGTCGAGGCCGGCGCACGCGTCTGA
- a CDS encoding beta-ketoacyl-ACP synthase III — MPAAILGGLGTYLPPRRVSNEELADRFDTSDEWIRTRTGIRQRRWADTGQSTGDLATEAGHRALKSAGLGLGADVGLVVLATTTPDHPCPATAPDVAARLALGQAAAYDISAVCSGFVYALEVAANAIEAGRVDTALVIGAETYSTILNPHDRTTSVIFGDGAGAAVLRRGDAGQLGSFAGFDLGTDGANKDLIWIPGGGSRQRSTHQEPEAEERYFAMQGKKVFASAVRRMAGSSAALLEHIGWSVESVNHLVGHQANVRILRAVAEQLGIDSQRAVINIDRVGNTSAASIPLALADATGQIAPGDRVLLTAFGGGLTWGSAALTWPDISPV; from the coding sequence ATGCCCGCGGCAATTCTCGGGGGACTGGGCACCTACCTTCCGCCTCGACGGGTCTCCAACGAGGAGCTCGCCGACCGTTTCGACACATCCGACGAGTGGATCCGCACCCGGACCGGCATCCGGCAGCGCCGCTGGGCCGACACCGGCCAGTCCACCGGCGACCTCGCCACGGAGGCCGGTCACCGCGCACTGAAGTCCGCAGGTCTCGGCCTGGGGGCCGATGTCGGCCTTGTCGTCCTGGCCACCACCACGCCCGACCACCCCTGCCCGGCCACCGCCCCGGACGTGGCGGCCCGCCTGGCTCTGGGACAGGCCGCCGCGTACGACATCTCGGCAGTGTGCTCCGGGTTCGTCTACGCGCTGGAAGTGGCCGCCAACGCCATCGAAGCCGGCCGGGTCGACACCGCTCTGGTGATCGGCGCGGAAACCTACTCCACGATCCTCAACCCGCACGACCGCACCACCTCGGTCATCTTCGGCGACGGGGCCGGAGCAGCCGTACTCCGGAGGGGCGATGCGGGACAACTCGGCTCCTTCGCCGGTTTCGACCTCGGGACCGACGGAGCCAACAAGGACCTCATCTGGATCCCCGGCGGGGGGTCGCGGCAGCGGTCCACCCACCAGGAACCGGAAGCGGAGGAACGTTACTTCGCGATGCAGGGCAAGAAGGTGTTCGCCAGCGCCGTCCGCCGCATGGCGGGCTCCTCGGCGGCGCTCCTCGAGCACATCGGCTGGTCCGTGGAGAGCGTGAACCACCTCGTCGGCCACCAGGCCAACGTCCGGATCCTGCGGGCCGTCGCCGAACAGCTCGGCATCGACTCCCAACGCGCGGTGATCAACATCGACCGGGTGGGCAACACGTCGGCCGCGTCCATTCCCTTGGCCCTCGCCGACGCGACCGGCCAGATCGCGCCCGGCGACCGGGTCCTGCTCACTGCCTTCGGGGGCGGTCTGACCTGGGGATCCGCCGCGCTGACCTGGCCGGACATCTCGCCCGTCTGA
- a CDS encoding AAA family ATPase: MKLAIAGTYSVGKTLTTMAVAHLTGLPRSSAKTMRELLPISIPGKTLEECTPAELIMLIMRRNQERAVNESHLPEGFVSDGSSLHEWAYGTVRVLVGINPNESVQLDSVELTDEIRFYGNVLEQMGVPAKQHAKAAYDSFVHLPIEFPLVPDGHRPVNERFRSLADELMLKTLNELSIPYHTVGGTIPERLQKIVDIYGIKPVMNIDEAIQKARAEYALIDTTNEVDRIAV; this comes from the coding sequence ATGAAGCTCGCCATCGCAGGTACCTACTCCGTCGGCAAGACGCTGACGACCATGGCCGTCGCCCATCTCACGGGCCTGCCCCGCTCGTCCGCGAAGACGATGCGGGAACTGCTGCCCATCTCCATCCCCGGCAAGACGCTGGAGGAATGCACCCCGGCGGAGCTGATCATGCTGATCATGCGCCGCAACCAGGAGCGGGCCGTCAACGAGTCCCACCTCCCCGAGGGGTTCGTCTCGGACGGTTCCTCACTCCACGAGTGGGCCTACGGCACGGTACGCGTCCTGGTCGGCATCAACCCGAACGAGTCCGTACAGCTGGATTCCGTCGAACTCACCGACGAGATCCGGTTCTACGGCAACGTGCTGGAGCAGATGGGCGTCCCGGCCAAGCAGCACGCCAAGGCGGCCTACGACTCCTTCGTCCACCTGCCCATCGAGTTCCCGCTCGTGCCGGACGGACACCGCCCGGTGAACGAGCGGTTCCGCTCGCTGGCCGACGAGCTGATGCTCAAGACGCTGAACGAGCTCAGCATCCCGTACCACACCGTCGGCGGCACCATCCCCGAGCGTCTTCAGAAGATCGTCGACATCTACGGCATCAAGCCCGTGATGAACATCGACGAGGCGATCCAGAAGGCCCGGGCCGAGTACGCCCTGATCGACACCACCAATGAAGTGGACCGCATAGCGGTCTGA
- a CDS encoding AvrD family protein: MNSATAPERRPDLDGRTAPPILRLGNVSDYLGAPERRFFGEGYKRAQQRLTGVAAHTAPGGPATGEGAPVVTATAAVDYPADWSRKGTVDQKPHLSTIDVLLLGVRLTEELLGHHRGLTGAELRDSWIRRARIKAGAVPVEDGLSGFPVSARLGAETASPDPGRTVSVVDATVGALTVRVELDHPDVHRGARAGTAGADSGPEPGTAPGQPLRRPFGDGCKKRRQSIEDVVVGAGRDTATAVVRLDAWDEASGPGEGTEGGHQPSAGLIDAFVVALQLGQIMLYELDQVDRADSHTLWMRSTLFEASTPHRPLATPEGGPLPVTAELRNATVLRNRSGETWRRADIVAELSGVGVVCSVAHRLPG, translated from the coding sequence ATGAACTCGGCCACCGCCCCAGAACGCCGTCCGGACCTCGACGGCCGGACCGCACCCCCGATCCTGCGGCTCGGCAACGTCTCGGACTACCTCGGGGCCCCGGAGCGCCGCTTCTTCGGCGAGGGCTACAAGCGTGCACAACAGCGGCTGACGGGTGTCGCGGCGCACACCGCCCCCGGTGGACCGGCCACCGGCGAGGGGGCACCCGTCGTGACGGCCACGGCGGCCGTCGACTACCCGGCCGACTGGTCGCGAAAGGGCACCGTCGACCAGAAGCCCCATCTGTCGACGATCGACGTACTGCTGCTGGGCGTTCGGCTGACCGAGGAACTGCTCGGCCATCACCGCGGGCTCACCGGAGCGGAACTGAGGGACTCCTGGATCCGCCGGGCGCGGATCAAGGCCGGCGCGGTCCCGGTCGAGGACGGTCTCTCGGGGTTCCCCGTCTCCGCCCGACTGGGCGCCGAGACGGCCTCGCCCGACCCCGGCCGGACGGTCTCCGTCGTCGACGCGACCGTAGGGGCTCTGACCGTACGGGTCGAGCTCGACCACCCCGACGTACACCGCGGCGCCCGCGCCGGCACCGCCGGCGCCGACAGCGGCCCCGAGCCGGGCACCGCACCGGGGCAGCCATTGCGCAGGCCCTTCGGCGACGGCTGCAAGAAGCGTCGGCAGAGCATCGAGGACGTCGTCGTCGGCGCCGGACGCGACACCGCCACCGCGGTGGTGCGCCTGGACGCCTGGGACGAGGCGTCCGGGCCCGGCGAAGGCACCGAGGGCGGTCACCAACCGTCCGCCGGCCTGATCGACGCCTTCGTCGTCGCCCTCCAGCTCGGCCAGATCATGCTGTACGAGCTGGACCAGGTGGACCGCGCCGACTCCCACACCCTCTGGATGCGCAGCACGCTGTTCGAGGCGAGCACCCCGCATCGGCCGCTCGCCACACCGGAGGGCGGGCCCCTTCCGGTCACGGCCGAGCTGCGCAACGCCACGGTGCTGCGCAACCGCAGCGGCGAGACCTGGCGACGTGCCGACATCGTCGCGGAGCTCTCCGGCGTCGGCGTGGTCTGTTCGGTGGCACACCGGCTCCCCGGCTGA
- a CDS encoding MFS transporter has translation MTGKQKAILIVLLGAQFMFAVDFSILTVALPKIGDDLGFGIDSLQWVITAFALTAAGFMLLFGRIGDLYGRKKLFLFGMALLTVSSLIGGLATSAEVMLAARIAQGLATAIVTPSGMALITTSFDEGPLRTKALGLNGALLSLGFASGAILGGVLTDLLSWRWDFFINVPVGILLFFGGLVVIRESVSETRPKLDVPGAITVTGGLLAFVFGITGAERNGWAAPQTWGALLLAAVLLVGFYVVELKSAAPLAPVRILKSNSVKWGNLGGLITFSMESALSFLLTLYMQQVLELTPFQTGLMFGFLGLGAFLGGTFSSRILARIGAKGGLVWGLVIQAVMTGALFWLGDDKAVGIVAVLVTTFVGGFGHVLAIVAYTVTATSGIADGEQGLATGLATMTQQIGFTLGIPVMSAVAASQYGELTDGVASVAGVLTGTTFGMFVDGLIVLGGALLVALFLRRSEPASGAGESQAGDSGSADRVLADSR, from the coding sequence ATGACGGGCAAGCAAAAGGCGATCCTCATCGTCCTGCTCGGCGCGCAATTCATGTTCGCCGTCGACTTCTCGATTCTGACCGTCGCCCTGCCGAAGATCGGTGACGATCTCGGATTCGGCATCGACAGCCTCCAGTGGGTCATCACCGCCTTCGCGCTCACCGCTGCCGGCTTCATGCTGCTGTTCGGCCGCATCGGCGACCTCTACGGCCGCAAGAAGCTGTTCCTCTTCGGAATGGCGCTGCTCACCGTCTCGTCCCTGATAGGCGGCCTCGCGACCAGCGCGGAGGTCATGCTCGCCGCCCGCATCGCCCAGGGCCTTGCCACGGCCATCGTGACCCCTTCCGGAATGGCGCTCATCACGACCAGCTTCGACGAGGGCCCGCTGCGCACCAAGGCGCTCGGCCTCAACGGGGCGCTGCTCTCCCTCGGCTTCGCCTCCGGAGCGATCCTCGGTGGCGTCCTCACCGATCTGCTCTCCTGGCGTTGGGACTTCTTCATCAACGTCCCGGTCGGCATCCTGCTCTTCTTCGGCGGTCTCGTGGTCATCCGCGAGTCGGTGTCGGAGACCCGTCCCAAGCTGGACGTGCCGGGCGCGATCACCGTGACCGGAGGTCTGCTCGCCTTCGTCTTCGGCATCACCGGCGCCGAGCGCAACGGCTGGGCCGCGCCGCAGACCTGGGGGGCCCTGCTGCTCGCCGCCGTCCTGCTCGTCGGCTTCTACGTCGTCGAGCTGAAGTCCGCGGCACCGCTGGCGCCGGTGCGGATCCTGAAGTCGAACTCCGTCAAGTGGGGCAATCTCGGTGGTCTGATCACCTTCTCCATGGAGTCCGCGCTCTCCTTCCTGCTCACCCTGTACATGCAGCAGGTCCTCGAGCTGACCCCCTTCCAGACCGGCTTGATGTTCGGCTTCCTCGGCCTGGGCGCCTTCCTCGGCGGCACCTTCTCCTCCAGGATCCTCGCCCGTATCGGAGCCAAGGGCGGTCTGGTGTGGGGCCTGGTCATCCAGGCCGTCATGACGGGGGCACTCTTCTGGCTCGGTGACGACAAGGCCGTCGGCATCGTCGCCGTTCTCGTCACCACGTTCGTCGGCGGATTCGGCCACGTCCTCGCGATCGTCGCCTACACGGTCACCGCCACCTCCGGCATCGCCGACGGCGAGCAGGGCCTCGCCACCGGCCTGGCCACCATGACCCAGCAGATCGGCTTCACCCTCGGCATCCCCGTGATGTCCGCTGTCGCCGCCTCCCAGTACGGGGAACTCACCGATGGTGTCGCCTCGGTGGCCGGAGTCCTGACCGGAACCACCTTCGGGATGTTCGTCGACGGGCTGATCGTCCTCGGCGGTGCCCTGCTGGTCGCGCTCTTCCTGCGCCGCTCCGAGCCGGCTTCCGGGGCCGGCGAGAGCCAGGCGGGCGACTCCGGTTCGGCTGACCGGGTCCTGGCCGATTCCAGGTGA
- a CDS encoding MBL fold metallo-hydrolase has product MRSTSVPVPPERLTRPSAPRSLVLGEYRLTHIPDGRVQLRPSGWFPGLGTDALLGFEDHLDPDGCLVAGIGGLLVEYEDRAMLIDTGYGPRRLTASQTHPALGVLEGGSLAASLAEAGRDPASIDTVAFTHLHDDHVGWALSAGSEGPFFARASFVLGDTEWRDGGRSVLPAPLHGRVTPASDGDEIFPGVTLREAPGHTGGHARYVLAHPGAGAEHGSGGGGHGATGAASGGGRLLIAGDVLHSPLQVAHPEWRVFFDSDQESALRTRAEFLEDASAPDTLCYAGHFADVVFGRVRKERAGYSWVPLH; this is encoded by the coding sequence TTGCGCTCCACTTCCGTACCGGTACCGCCGGAACGCCTCACCCGTCCCTCCGCGCCGCGCTCGCTCGTCCTCGGCGAGTACCGGCTCACCCACATACCCGACGGACGGGTCCAGTTACGTCCGTCCGGATGGTTTCCCGGCCTCGGCACGGACGCGCTCCTCGGCTTCGAGGACCATCTCGACCCCGATGGTTGTCTGGTGGCCGGTATCGGGGGCCTTCTGGTCGAGTACGAGGACCGGGCCATGCTCATCGACACCGGGTACGGACCACGGCGTCTGACGGCCTCGCAGACCCACCCCGCACTCGGTGTCCTGGAAGGCGGAAGCCTGGCCGCCTCCCTGGCGGAAGCGGGCCGGGACCCGGCCTCGATCGACACGGTCGCGTTCACCCATCTCCACGACGACCACGTGGGATGGGCGCTCTCCGCCGGCAGCGAGGGCCCGTTCTTCGCCCGCGCCTCCTTCGTGCTGGGCGACACCGAGTGGCGGGACGGCGGGCGTTCCGTCCTGCCCGCGCCCCTGCACGGCCGGGTCACGCCGGCCTCGGACGGGGACGAGATCTTCCCCGGCGTCACCCTCCGCGAGGCTCCCGGTCACACCGGCGGTCACGCCCGCTACGTGCTCGCCCACCCCGGAGCGGGGGCAGAACACGGGAGCGGCGGCGGAGGCCACGGAGCGACCGGGGCGGCGTCAGGCGGCGGGCGGCTCCTCATCGCGGGTGACGTACTGCACTCCCCGCTCCAAGTCGCCCACCCCGAATGGCGCGTGTTCTTCGACTCCGACCAGGAGAGCGCGCTGCGCACGCGCGCGGAGTTCCTCGAGGACGCCTCCGCGCCGGACACCCTCTGCTACGCCGGGCACTTCGCCGACGTCGTCTTCGGCCGGGTCCGCAAGGAGCGGGCAGGCTATTCCTGGGTGCCTCTGCACTGA
- a CDS encoding helix-turn-helix domain-containing protein, with translation MPTSRQLKELGKFLTVRRAEIAPAQVGLPVAGVRRTPGLRREEVALLAGVGVSWYTWIEQGRAENVSAEILSAISRVLNLDDTQRQYVRRLAGLGSDHTAASTLPDAESLQPYVDNWLPNPAYIADRVWNVTVANRTAREVLGMDGGTGNIIRDFFTHQDTRRRYPAWEQDAPTVVARFRSHAASYPGDPLLATEIDRLRGESREFSDLWNAQDVQEDSCGIDLFEHPDTGEISLKRTTLDFTVRLGLRLTVFFPVPGTGAQQSIERLASHLPDRTRLDHVA, from the coding sequence ATGCCAACATCGCGCCAGCTGAAGGAGCTCGGGAAGTTTCTCACCGTGCGCCGCGCCGAGATCGCTCCGGCCCAGGTGGGGCTGCCCGTCGCAGGGGTCCGAAGGACCCCGGGACTGCGCCGGGAGGAGGTCGCCCTGCTCGCAGGGGTGGGCGTGTCCTGGTACACGTGGATCGAGCAGGGACGTGCGGAGAACGTCTCCGCGGAGATCCTCTCCGCGATCTCACGCGTCCTCAATCTCGACGACACCCAGCGCCAGTACGTCCGGCGTCTCGCCGGACTGGGGTCGGACCACACCGCCGCCTCCACACTGCCGGACGCCGAGTCCCTGCAGCCGTACGTCGACAACTGGCTGCCCAATCCGGCCTACATCGCCGATCGCGTCTGGAATGTGACGGTCGCCAACAGGACCGCCCGTGAGGTGCTCGGAATGGACGGCGGCACGGGAAACATCATCCGGGACTTCTTCACCCACCAGGACACCCGTCGCCGATATCCGGCCTGGGAGCAGGACGCGCCCACGGTGGTGGCCCGTTTCCGTTCCCACGCGGCCAGTTATCCCGGCGACCCGCTGCTCGCCACCGAAATCGACCGCCTGCGCGGCGAGAGCCGGGAATTCTCAGACCTCTGGAACGCCCAGGACGTCCAGGAGGATTCCTGCGGCATCGACCTCTTCGAGCATCCCGACACCGGGGAGATCTCCCTGAAGCGCACCACGCTCGATTTCACCGTACGACTCGGCCTCAGACTCACCGTCTTCTTCCCGGTCCCCGGCACGGGCGCACAGCAGTCGATCGAGCGGCTGGCCTCCCACCTCCCGGACCGGACCCGGCTCGATCACGTGGCCTGA